One part of the Homo sapiens chromosome 19, GRCh38.p14 Primary Assembly genome encodes these proteins:
- the YJEFN3 gene encoding yjeF N-terminal domain-containing protein 3 isoform X3, translating to MGSGDWRRAQPGWRFNGRGMTTVGNRRQGYGQDGPGNPGNPRPSWHLAGDTKLRCWGNCLRGSPPLMNDSSAALVAPPPNPNRGPPPLSISPRALELQPPLADMGRAELSSNATTSLVQRRKQAWGRQSWLEQIWNAGPVCQSTAEAAALERELLEDYRFGRQQLVELCGHASAVAVTKVGKLKLRGGEGPALGQRGMEAELQPRCVWLWSKPPHLEGPGG from the exons ATGGGGTCCGGGGACTGGAGACGGGCACAGCCGGGATGGAGGTTCAACGGCAGAGGCATGACCACGGTGGGGAACCGGAGGCAGGGATATGGCCAAGACGGGCCTGGGAATCCCGGGAATCCGAGACCCTCCTGGCATCTTGCTGGAGACACTAAGCTGCGTTGCTGGGGAAACTGCCTCCGGGGCAGCCCGCCCCTCATGAATGATTCATCAGCAGCGCTGGTCGCTCCCCCACCGAACCCCAACCGTGGCCCACCCCCACTCTCCATCTCTCCCAGGGCCTTGGAGCTGCAGCCCCCACTTGCCGACATGGGAAGAGCGGAGCTTAGCTCAAATGCTACCACCTCCCTTGtccagaggaggaaacaggccTGGGGAAGGCAGTCATGGCTAGAGCAGATTTGGAACGCAGGGCCTGTTTGCCAGAG CACCGCGGAGGCAGCCGCCCTGGAGCGGGAGCTGCTGGAGGATTATCGCTTTGGGCGGCAGCAGCTCGTGGAGCTGTGCGGTCATGCTAGTGCCGTGGCTGTGACCAAG gtggggaaactgaagctcagaggtgGCGAGGGGCCTGCCCTGGGTCAGAGGGGGATGGAAGCAGAGCTGCAACCCAGGTGTGTCTGGCTCTGGAGTAAACCCCCACACCTCGAGGGGCCAGGAGGATGA